Proteins from one Camelina sativa cultivar DH55 chromosome 8, Cs, whole genome shotgun sequence genomic window:
- the LOC104705820 gene encoding EID1-like F-box protein 1: MILPKQYRCTHSPTCQCTKGHLNEDVLLLVFQHLNWNPKLVATLSCVCRWFDDFAKRVLWKEFCKTRAPKMMLDLQSSGSHCIDGNWRALGKLLIYCSGCTQGGLFNSSVQIPGHFVYRTRFSRTLGRSLLPPQCRTDVLYVCDPCEHLDQGEEGDVGLFRGIFKNFPTSKVRKVIIHKAVPFHPSEVCPYCKARLWSMLQAKIIPQSACIRLEAYEDCIEYFVCLNGHLLGICTLAPLSDSEDANPSEDGNHTEKKQDNYFPRENILKRRNSLLGEREIGPSPQKRLTNPNQCNIDV, from the exons ATGATCTTACCAAAGCAGTATCGTTGCACACACTCCCCGACCTGCCAATGCACCAAAGGCCATTTAAACGAGGATGTCTTGTTATTAGTGTTCCAACACTTGAATTGGAATCCGAAATTAGTCGCTACACTTTCGTGTGTATGCAGATGGTTTGATGATTTCGCCAAACGTGTACTATGGAAAGAGTTTTGCAAGACCCGTGCCCCCAAAATGATGCTTGATTTGCAGTCTAGCGGTAGTCACTGCATTGACGGTAACTGGAGAGCTCTTGGGAAGCTTCTCATCTACTGCTCAGGATGTACACAAGGCGGTCTATTCAATAGCTCTGTTCAGATCCCTGGCCACTTTGTTTACAGAACCCGGTTCTCCAGAACATTGGGAAGAAGCCTGCTTCCTCCTCAATGTAGAACCGACGTACTCTACGTTTGTGATCCATGTGAGCATCTTGACCAAGGAGAAGAAGGCGACGTGGGTTTGTTCCGTGGGATTTTTAAGAATTTCCCAACATCCAAAGTCCGGAAAGTGATCATTCACAAGGCGGTTCCTTTTCATCCATCCGAGGtttgcccgtactgtaaagctagGTTATGGAGCATGCTACAAGCTAAGATAATACCTCAGAGTGCCTGCATTCGTTTGGAAGCTTATGAAGACTGCATTGAGTATTTTGTTTGCCTTAATGGACACTTGCTTGGTATCTGCACTCTCGCTCCTTTGTCTGATTCAGAGGATGCAAATCCAAGCGAAGATGGCAATCatacagagaagaaacaag ACAATTACTTTCCTAGAGAAAACATATTGAAAAGGAGAAATTCTTTGTTGGGTGAACGTGAAATTGGACCTTCGCCTCAGAAACGACTGACCAATCCGAATCAATGTAACATTGATGTGTGA